A region from the Vicia villosa cultivar HV-30 ecotype Madison, WI linkage group LG3, Vvil1.0, whole genome shotgun sequence genome encodes:
- the LOC131655343 gene encoding putative glucose-6-phosphate 1-epimerase isoform X2, with amino-acid sequence MGHSAVVWDFRAATEITKDQNGIGQVVLRTPQGASARVSLLGAQVTSSRNEQGGELLFTSSKTVSKALKATRGGIPICFPQFGNCGSLELHGFARNRMWAVDENPPPLPTNDSSGKSFVDLLLKSSEEDMKCWPHSFEFRLRVSVTKDGDLSLISRIRNINGKPFSFSFAYYTYLLVSDISEIRIEGLETLDYLDNLFQKERITEQGDAITFESEVTGEALYADDIPMPPNGLHAVLFLSRKLMIQGPGLHLDLWACF; translated from the exons ATGGGGCATTCTGCAGTAGTATGGGACTTTAGAGCAGCAACTGAAATTACAAAGGACCAGAATGGAATCGGTCAAGTTGTACTTCGGACTCCACAAGGTGCTTCAGCACGG GTGAGCTTACTTGGTGCACAGGTCACTTCATCGCGTAACGAGCAGGGGGGAGAACTTCTATTCACAAGCAGCAAG ACAGTTTCGAAGGCGCTAAAAGCAACACGGGGAGGAATTCCTATATGTTTTCCACAG TTTGGAAACTGTGGATCTCTGGAGCTTCATGGATTTGCAAGAAATAGAATGTGGGCAGTCGACGAGAATCCTCCTCCTCTGCCTACAAATGATTCTAGTGGAAAATCCTTTGTCGACCTGCTACTCAAATCATCTGAAGAAGACATGAAATGCTGGCCACATAG TTTCGAGTTCCGCCTTCGAGTGTCTGTTACGAAAGACGGAGACCTATCCCTGATATCCCGAATCAGGAATATCAACGGAAAGCCATTTAGTTTCTCGTTCGCATATTACACATACCTATTGGTTTCTGACATTAG TGAGATAAGGATTGAAGGTCTCGAGACACTTGATTACCTGGACAATCTTTTCCAGAAAGAACGTATTACAGAACAAGGAGATGCGATAACATTTGAATCTGAG GTCACAGGAGAAGCTTTATATGCTGATGACATACCAATGCCTCCAAATGGCTTGCATGCTGTCTTATTTTTGAGTAGAAAACTGATGATTCAGGGGCCAGGACTTCACCTGGATTTGTGGGCTTGTTTCTAG
- the LOC131657831 gene encoding uncharacterized protein LOC131657831 — MQKVKEFSSTTGLVMSVPKSKIYMGGVDSECQNILMLETGFQIGQMPFRYLGVPLDSKRLTINNCQPLIDRMTCRIKHWCTRMLSYAGRFLLMKSVLFSIANYWLQISPLPKKIIHHIESLCRSFLWTGKDSISNKAPISWEHVCDPVAAGGLSLIDLTIWNRASLGKMLWNLNAKKDRMWISWVSHYYMKRGADATNYCAKQSDSWIIKSIFKYRDLFMSSRAWNEFLQTGTYRTKQIYLELRGDRGLVSWRNIFRGNMASPKALFILWMACQNRLHTKDRLNKIGIMTDGVCLYCNETETCVHLFFACRETRVFWLQVLNWSHIPHSPQAWTEELRWVTTAARGKSNRAELLRICVAEVIYHVWIVRNNRVFKNDRMAHLNLQWMLERIKYRANLDKKLRDYVDAL, encoded by the coding sequence ATGCAGAAAGTGAAAGAATTCTCCTCCACCACAGGTCTGGTCATGAGTGTTCCCAAGAGCAAAATCTACATGGGTGGAGTGGATAGTGAATGTCAAAATATACTGATGCTTGAAACTGGTTTCCAGATTGGGCAAATGCCTTTTAGGTATCTTGGAGTTCCCTTGGATAGTAAGAGGCTTACTATCAATAACTGCCAACCTCTTATTGATAGAATGACTTGTAGAATCAAGCACTGGTGCACTCGAATGCTATCTTATGCTGGCAGATTCCTCTTGATGAAGAGTGTACTTTTTTCTATTGCAAACTACTGGCTGCAGATTTCCCCCCTTCCCAAGAAGATCATTCATCACATTGAAAGTCTGTGCAGGAGCTTTTTATGGACTGGTAAAGACTCTATTAGTAACAAGGCTCCCATCTCTTGGGAACATGTTTGTGACCCTGTAGCTGCTGGTGGACTTAGCCTCATTGACCTGACTATATGGAATCGTGCTTCATTGGGCAAGATGCTTTGGAATCTGAATGCTAAGAAGGATAGAATGTGGATTAGCTGGGTTAGTCACTACTATATGAAGAGAGGAGCTGATGCTACAAATTACTGTGCTAAGCAAAGTGATTCTTGGATCATCAAGTCTATCTTTAAGTATAGGGACCTGTTTATGAGTTCTAGAGCGTGGAATGAGTTCTTACAAACAGGTACATATAGAACCAAGCAAATATACCTGGAGTTAAGAGGGGATCGTGGACTGGTCTCGTGGAGGAACATCTTCAGAGGGAATATGGCTAGCCCAAAAGCTTTGTTCATCTTGTGGATGGCTTGTCAGAATCGCTTACACACCAAGGATAGGCTGAATAAAATCGGGATTATGACTGATGGTGTCTGTTTATATTGTAATGAGACTGAAACTTGTGTGCATCTCTTCTTTGCTTGTAGGGAAACTCGAGTTTTCTGGCTGCAGGTGTTGAATTGGAGTCATATTCCACATTCGCCTCAAGCATGGACAGAGGAACTAAGATGGGTTACAACTGCTGCTAGAGGGAAAAGCAATAGAGCCGAGCTTCTCCGCATATGTGTAGCCGAAGTCATCTACCATGTGTGGATAGTGCGCAATAACCGTGTCTTTAAGAATGATAGAATGGCGCATCTTAATCTGCAATGGATGCTAGAACGGATCAAGTATCGGGCTAATCTTGACAAAAAATTAAGAGATTATGTTGATGCCTTGTAA
- the LOC131655343 gene encoding putative glucose-6-phosphate 1-epimerase isoform X1, whose translation MASAQVLPNNSASSRKQEHLEAGKRRMGHSAVVWDFRAATEITKDQNGIGQVVLRTPQGASARVSLLGAQVTSSRNEQGGELLFTSSKTVSKALKATRGGIPICFPQFGNCGSLELHGFARNRMWAVDENPPPLPTNDSSGKSFVDLLLKSSEEDMKCWPHSFEFRLRVSVTKDGDLSLISRIRNINGKPFSFSFAYYTYLLVSDISEIRIEGLETLDYLDNLFQKERITEQGDAITFESEVTGEALYADDIPMPPNGLHAVLFLSRKLMIQGPGLHLDLWACF comes from the exons ATGGCGTCGGCTCAGGTGCTACCGAACAACTCTGCTTCGTCTCGGAAGCAAGAGCATCTGGAAGCTGGCAAGCGTCGG ATGGGGCATTCTGCAGTAGTATGGGACTTTAGAGCAGCAACTGAAATTACAAAGGACCAGAATGGAATCGGTCAAGTTGTACTTCGGACTCCACAAGGTGCTTCAGCACGG GTGAGCTTACTTGGTGCACAGGTCACTTCATCGCGTAACGAGCAGGGGGGAGAACTTCTATTCACAAGCAGCAAG ACAGTTTCGAAGGCGCTAAAAGCAACACGGGGAGGAATTCCTATATGTTTTCCACAG TTTGGAAACTGTGGATCTCTGGAGCTTCATGGATTTGCAAGAAATAGAATGTGGGCAGTCGACGAGAATCCTCCTCCTCTGCCTACAAATGATTCTAGTGGAAAATCCTTTGTCGACCTGCTACTCAAATCATCTGAAGAAGACATGAAATGCTGGCCACATAG TTTCGAGTTCCGCCTTCGAGTGTCTGTTACGAAAGACGGAGACCTATCCCTGATATCCCGAATCAGGAATATCAACGGAAAGCCATTTAGTTTCTCGTTCGCATATTACACATACCTATTGGTTTCTGACATTAG TGAGATAAGGATTGAAGGTCTCGAGACACTTGATTACCTGGACAATCTTTTCCAGAAAGAACGTATTACAGAACAAGGAGATGCGATAACATTTGAATCTGAG GTCACAGGAGAAGCTTTATATGCTGATGACATACCAATGCCTCCAAATGGCTTGCATGCTGTCTTATTTTTGAGTAGAAAACTGATGATTCAGGGGCCAGGACTTCACCTGGATTTGTGGGCTTGTTTCTAG